The following are encoded together in the Arcobacter aquimarinus genome:
- a CDS encoding AzlC family ABC transporter permease yields MKYKNELSIAFKVSIPIMMGYIVLGFAFGLLLVSFDYSWYLAPIMSFFIYTGALQFVAINFFNIKAGYVDIAIASWFINIRQAFYGLSLIKRFNKTGKLKPYLIFALTDETYALLTSIKDDENLNKKWYYFFLLFFSQFYWLLGSTLGAIFGSNIKFNTQGLEFSLTALFVVLCIEQYKSLKNIFPFFIGFLSSIFALIFIPSDKMLLVSIIFALILLFIFEKKIENE; encoded by the coding sequence TTGAAATATAAAAATGAATTGTCAATTGCCTTTAAGGTATCTATTCCAATTATGATGGGATATATTGTTTTAGGTTTTGCTTTTGGTTTATTATTAGTCTCTTTTGATTACTCTTGGTATTTAGCACCAATTATGTCTTTTTTTATTTATACAGGCGCATTACAATTTGTTGCAATTAATTTTTTTAATATAAAAGCAGGTTATGTCGATATAGCAATTGCTTCTTGGTTTATAAATATAAGACAAGCTTTTTATGGTTTATCTTTAATAAAAAGATTTAATAAAACAGGAAAATTAAAACCATATTTAATTTTTGCATTAACTGATGAGACTTATGCACTTTTAACTTCAATTAAAGATGATGAAAATCTAAATAAGAAATGGTATTACTTCTTTTTACTCTTTTTTAGTCAATTTTATTGGTTATTAGGTTCAACATTAGGAGCAATTTTTGGAAGTAATATTAAGTTTAATACACAAGGTTTAGAGTTTTCATTAACTGCATTGTTTGTTGTTTTATGTATTGAGCAATATAAAAGTCTTAAAAATATTTTTCCATTTTTTATTGGTTTTCTTTCCTCAATTTTTGCTTTAATTTTTATTCCTAGTGATAAAATGCTACTTGTGTCAATTATTTTTGCTTTGATTTTATTATTTATATTTGAAAAAAAGATTGAAAATGAATAA
- a CDS encoding branched-chain amino acid transporter permease, with product MNNYEIFIAIAIMSIISYFTRALPFIFFRNKEELPYYFLFIGRYFPSIIITILIVFTLKDIDFSIAPYGLKEIAGVFATAVLHLVFKNYLISIFLGTVFYMSLVQLI from the coding sequence ATGAATAATTATGAAATATTTATAGCAATTGCAATTATGTCAATAATTAGTTATTTTACAAGAGCTTTACCATTTATTTTTTTTAGGAATAAAGAAGAATTACCTTATTATTTTTTATTTATTGGAAGATATTTCCCCTCAATAATTATAACTATATTGATTGTTTTTACTTTAAAAGATATAGATTTTTCTATTGCACCTTATGGTTTAAAAGAGATAGCAGGAGTTTTTGCAACAGCTGTTTTACATTTAGTATTTAAAAATTATTTGATTTCTATTTTTTTAGGAACAGTTTTTTATATGAGTTTGGTTCAGTTAATATAA
- a CDS encoding beta-ketoacyl-ACP synthase III: MTYAAFRSIGAYVPPKIMTNADFEKIIDTSDEWITKRTGIKERRISEVDEASSDLGARAAEVAISRAGISKEEVDLVICATVTPDYLCMPSTACLIASKLGLPPVMAFDVSAACTGFVYAVSIAKAFVESGMKKNVLIVGAETYSSILDYTDRGTCFIFGDGAGAAIISATSNKDEAIIDVNCSSDGNYEDLIKTPGGGSKHPCSQEVLENKMACIKMKGNETFKLAVKTLTSDVQVMMQKHNLSNEDINHFIPHQANYRIIKAVGEALGFNDDQTVVTVDIYGNTSAASIPMAMNYAFEQGRIKAGDTVLFDAFGGGLTWGSALFKFAPKK, encoded by the coding sequence ATGACATATGCAGCTTTTAGATCTATTGGAGCTTATGTTCCACCAAAGATTATGACTAATGCAGATTTTGAAAAGATTATTGATACTAGTGATGAGTGGATTACAAAAAGAACTGGTATTAAAGAAAGAAGAATTTCTGAAGTGGATGAAGCATCATCTGATTTAGGTGCTCGTGCTGCAGAAGTAGCAATTTCAAGAGCAGGAATATCTAAAGAAGAAGTCGATTTAGTTATTTGTGCAACTGTTACACCTGATTACTTATGTATGCCATCAACTGCTTGTTTAATAGCATCAAAACTAGGACTTCCTCCTGTTATGGCATTTGATGTAAGTGCTGCATGTACTGGATTCGTATATGCCGTTTCAATTGCAAAAGCATTTGTTGAGTCTGGAATGAAAAAAAATGTACTAATTGTTGGTGCAGAAACGTACAGTTCAATTTTAGATTATACAGATAGAGGAACTTGTTTCATTTTTGGAGATGGTGCAGGTGCAGCAATTATATCTGCTACATCAAATAAAGATGAAGCTATTATTGATGTTAATTGTTCTAGTGATGGAAATTATGAAGATTTAATAAAAACTCCAGGTGGAGGAAGTAAACATCCTTGTAGTCAGGAAGTTTTAGAAAATAAAATGGCTTGTATTAAAATGAAAGGAAATGAAACTTTCAAACTAGCCGTTAAGACACTAACTTCTGATGTTCAAGTAATGATGCAAAAACATAATCTTTCAAATGAAGATATTAATCATTTTATTCCTCATCAAGCAAATTACAGAATCATAAAAGCTGTAGGTGAAGCTTTAGGATTTAATGATGACCAAACTGTTGTTACTGTAGATATCTATGGTAATACTTCAGCTGCATCTATTCCTATGGCAATGAACTATGCCTTTGAGCAAGGTAGAATAAAAGCTGGTGATACAGTACTTTTTGATGCCTTTGGTGGTGGATTAACTTGGGGTTCTGCTCTATTTAAATTCGCACCTAAAAAATAA
- the plsX gene encoding phosphate acyltransferase PlsX has protein sequence MLRIAIDAMGGDFGPEPIMEGLIAALKKNNNFTAIAVGKKTELTPLIPQSLLSRIEILDTDDVISMSDSATDALKRKNSTIYKAIELVREGSADAVVSAGHSGASMSLATLRIGRIKGVNRPAIATLMPTSENQNTLVLDVGANVDSDAKNLFQFAIMGQVYAQYALRLDEPIVGLLSNGEEDSKGNEVTKEAYKLLSSIPNFAGNVEGSDIFKGTVDVVVCDGFVGNILLKTAEGVADTIGKIIKKNLKRSLISIAGAVLMRKVFKNLKVRVDYAEYGGAPLLGVKAPVIIAHGKSNPKAIQNAIFQAINAASSNLDNIIEQRLAKYSSIEEN, from the coding sequence ATGCTAAGAATTGCAATAGATGCTATGGGCGGGGACTTTGGTCCTGAGCCTATAATGGAAGGCTTAATAGCAGCTCTTAAAAAAAACAACAACTTCACTGCCATAGCAGTCGGTAAAAAAACTGAACTTACACCATTAATCCCACAAAGTTTATTGTCAAGAATAGAAATATTAGATACAGATGATGTAATTAGTATGAGTGATTCTGCAACTGATGCACTTAAAAGAAAAAATTCCACTATTTATAAAGCTATTGAATTAGTAAGAGAAGGTAGTGCTGATGCTGTAGTGTCAGCAGGTCATTCAGGTGCTTCAATGTCATTAGCAACATTAAGAATAGGAAGAATTAAAGGTGTAAATAGACCTGCAATTGCAACACTTATGCCTACAAGTGAAAATCAAAATACTTTAGTATTAGATGTTGGAGCTAATGTAGATAGTGATGCAAAAAATTTATTTCAGTTTGCAATAATGGGTCAAGTTTATGCACAATATGCTTTAAGACTTGATGAACCAATAGTTGGTTTATTAAGTAATGGAGAAGAAGATAGTAAGGGAAATGAAGTTACTAAAGAAGCTTACAAATTATTATCAAGTATTCCAAATTTTGCTGGGAATGTTGAAGGTAGTGATATCTTTAAAGGAACAGTTGATGTTGTTGTTTGTGATGGGTTTGTAGGAAATATATTATTAAAAACTGCAGAGGGTGTTGCTGATACTATTGGTAAAATTATCAAAAAAAATCTAAAACGTTCTTTAATATCAATTGCTGGTGCAGTTTTAATGAGAAAAGTTTTTAAGAATCTAAAAGTAAGAGTTGACTATGCTGAATATGGTGGTGCACCATTACTTGGAGTAAAAGCACCTGTAATTATTGCCCATGGAAAATCTAATCCAAAAGCAATTCAAAATGCAATATTTCAAGCAATTAATGCAGCAAGTTCAAATTTAGATAATATAATTGAACAAAGATTAGCAAAATATAGTAGTATAGAAGAAAATTAA
- the rpmF gene encoding 50S ribosomal protein L32: MAVPKRRVSHTRSAKRRTHYKITLKKPVKDVDGSWKMPHMVNPNTGEYKN, from the coding sequence ATGGCAGTACCTAAGAGAAGAGTATCTCATACTAGATCGGCAAAAAGAAGAACTCACTACAAAATAACATTAAAAAAACCTGTTAAAGATGTAGATGGTTCTTGGAAAATGCCTCATATGGTTAACCCAAATACTGGTGAATATAAAAACTAA
- the ndk gene encoding nucleoside-diphosphate kinase, translating to MEQTLSIIKPDAVAKNVVGKILDRFESAGLRIAATKKMQLSKADAEAFYAVHAARPFFKDLVEFMISGPVVVSVLEGENAMAKNRELMGATNPKEAAAGTIRADFAESIDANAVHGSDSLENAAIEINFFFAQKEIC from the coding sequence ATGGAACAAACATTATCAATCATCAAACCAGATGCTGTAGCAAAAAACGTTGTTGGAAAAATCTTAGACAGATTTGAGTCAGCTGGATTAAGAATCGCTGCAACTAAAAAAATGCAATTAAGTAAAGCTGATGCTGAAGCTTTTTATGCTGTTCATGCAGCTAGACCTTTCTTTAAAGATTTAGTTGAATTCATGATTTCAGGTCCTGTTGTAGTTTCAGTTTTAGAAGGTGAAAACGCAATGGCTAAAAACAGAGAACTAATGGGAGCAACTAATCCTAAAGAAGCTGCTGCTGGTACAATCAGAGCAGATTTTGCAGAATCAATTGATGCAAATGCTGTTCATGGTTCTGATTCATTAGAAAATGCAGCAATTGAGATTAATTTCTTCTTTGCACAAAAAGAAATTTGTTAA
- a CDS encoding NADH-quinone oxidoreductase subunit I — MAVKITDICISCDACLDECPVEAIVDNDENPTGEDTYYVYADKCVECVGHNDAPACADACPTEGCIVWDEVGSGSVEKEDRGTPGTPVVE; from the coding sequence ATGGCAGTAAAAATTACTGATATCTGTATTAGTTGTGATGCTTGTTTAGATGAGTGTCCAGTAGAAGCAATCGTTGATAATGATGAGAACCCAACAGGTGAAGATACATATTATGTATACGCTGATAAATGTGTTGAGTGTGTAGGACATAATGATGCTCCTGCATGTGCTGATGCATGTCCAACTGAAGGTTGTATTGTATGGGACGAAGTAGGTTCAGGTTCTGTTGAAAAAGAAGATAGAGGGACTCCAGGTACTCCTGTAGTTGAATAA
- a CDS encoding peroxiredoxin → MLVTKKAPDFTAKAVLADGQIVDNFNLYENIGEKGAVLFFYPLDFTFVCPSEIIAFSKRIEEFASRGISVIGCSVDSQFSHFAWRETPVENGGIGRVKFPLVADLSKSISRDYDVLFGESVALRGSFLIDADGTVRHAVINDLPLGRNVDEMIRMIDAMLFTNEHGEVCPAGWAKGDEGMKANTAGVAEYLAKNEGKL, encoded by the coding sequence ATGTTAGTAACAAAAAAAGCTCCAGATTTTACAGCAAAAGCTGTACTTGCAGATGGTCAAATTGTAGATAATTTTAACTTATATGAAAACATTGGTGAAAAAGGTGCAGTATTATTCTTTTATCCATTAGACTTTACATTTGTTTGTCCTTCTGAAATTATTGCATTTTCAAAAAGAATTGAAGAGTTTGCTTCAAGAGGAATTTCTGTAATTGGTTGTTCAGTTGATTCTCAATTCTCTCACTTCGCATGGAGAGAAACACCAGTTGAAAACGGTGGAATTGGTAGAGTTAAATTCCCATTAGTAGCAGACTTATCAAAATCAATCTCAAGAGATTATGATGTATTATTTGGTGAATCAGTAGCTTTAAGAGGATCTTTCTTAATTGATGCAGATGGAACAGTAAGACATGCAGTTATCAACGATTTACCACTTGGAAGAAACGTAGATGAAATGATTAGAATGATTGATGCAATGTTATTTACAAATGAGCACGGTGAAGTTTGTCCAGCTGGTTGGGCAAAAGGTGATGAAGGTATGAAAGCTAACACAGCTGGTGTTGCTGAATACTTAGCAAAAAATGAAGGTAAATTATAA
- the rho gene encoding transcription termination factor Rho — protein MEESKEETKVKTTNSKKTRTHIPVEGYKIEQLREFPLEELINIANELEVENPQELKRQDLMFTILKSQIDAGGFILFTGILEIKEGGFGFLRAIDGNFSDTSNDSYVSATQIRKFALRTGDIVSGQVRPPNKESEKYNALLKIEAINYLPVKESKNRPLFDNLTPLYSTKRFNFEYESTRMTGRMLDLFAPMGKGQRGLIVAPPKTGKTELLKELAHAIARNHPEVTLMVLLIDERPEEVTDMQRSVKGEVYSSTFDLPAHNHVRVAEIVIEKAKRLVEMKKDVVILLDSITRLARAYNTVTPSSGKVLSGGVDANALHKPKRFFGAARNIEEGGSLTIISTALIETGSKMDEVIFEEFKGTGNSEVVLSRNAANKRVYPALDITKSGTRKEELLLSNDILQKTWILRNAISQMDEVEALKFLYSKMQKTKDNEEFFNSMNE, from the coding sequence ATGGAAGAGTCTAAAGAAGAAACTAAAGTAAAAACAACGAACTCAAAAAAAACAAGAACACATATTCCTGTTGAGGGATATAAAATAGAACAGTTAAGGGAATTTCCTTTAGAAGAATTAATTAATATTGCAAATGAATTAGAAGTTGAAAACCCACAAGAATTAAAACGACAAGATTTAATGTTTACGATTTTGAAATCTCAAATTGATGCTGGAGGATTTATTTTATTCACTGGTATATTAGAGATTAAAGAGGGTGGATTTGGATTTTTAAGAGCAATAGATGGAAATTTTTCTGATACTTCAAATGACTCTTATGTAAGTGCTACACAAATTAGAAAATTTGCACTTAGAACAGGAGATATTGTCTCAGGGCAAGTTCGACCTCCTAATAAAGAGAGTGAAAAATATAACGCATTATTAAAAATAGAAGCAATTAACTACCTACCTGTTAAAGAGTCTAAAAATAGACCTTTATTTGACAATTTAACTCCCCTTTACTCAACAAAAAGATTTAATTTTGAATATGAATCAACAAGAATGACAGGAAGAATGCTTGACTTATTTGCTCCAATGGGTAAAGGTCAAAGAGGTCTTATTGTTGCTCCTCCTAAAACTGGAAAAACTGAACTTTTAAAAGAGTTAGCACATGCAATTGCAAGAAATCATCCTGAAGTTACTTTAATGGTTTTATTAATTGATGAAAGACCTGAAGAAGTTACAGATATGCAAAGAAGTGTAAAAGGAGAAGTTTATAGTTCTACTTTTGATTTACCTGCTCATAACCATGTAAGAGTTGCAGAAATTGTTATTGAAAAAGCAAAAAGACTTGTAGAAATGAAAAAAGATGTAGTTATTTTACTTGATTCTATCACAAGATTAGCAAGAGCGTATAATACTGTAACTCCAAGCTCTGGAAAAGTTCTTTCAGGAGGAGTTGATGCAAATGCACTACATAAACCAAAAAGATTTTTTGGAGCTGCTAGAAATATAGAAGAAGGTGGAAGTTTAACTATTATTTCAACTGCACTTATTGAAACTGGTTCAAAAATGGATGAAGTTATTTTTGAAGAGTTTAAAGGGACAGGAAATAGTGAAGTAGTTCTTTCAAGAAATGCTGCAAATAAAAGAGTTTATCCTGCTCTTGATATTACAAAATCAGGAACTAGAAAAGAAGAGTTACTACTTTCTAATGATATTTTACAAAAAACATGGATTTTAAGAAATGCTATTTCTCAAATGGATGAAGTTGAAGCACTTAAATTCTTGTACTCAAAAATGCAAAAAACTAAAGATAATGAAGAATTCTTTAATTCAATGAATGAATAA
- the gdhA gene encoding NADP-specific glutamate dehydrogenase, protein MSYLEEVFNYLKRTSPAQTEFYQAAEEVLYSLQPVLEKYPQYRKHKIIERIVEPERQIMFRVNWLDDNGEIQVNKGFRIEFNSALGPYKGGLRFHPSVNAGVIKFLGFEQIFKNALTGLQIGGGKGGSDFNPKGRSDNEIMRFCQAFMSELYRHIGANTDVPAGDIGVGAREIGYMFGMYKKLANKYEGVLTGKSLKWGGSLVRTEATGYGCVYFAKNMLAARGESLEGKRCVVSGSGNVAIYTIEKLYHLGALPITCSDSKGMIVDEEGVDLLLLKDLKETQRARLSEYIKYRPKAKYIPVEEYPQGRNAVWSVPCYAAFPSATQNELNLEDAKALLANGCKCVSEGANMPSTAEAVDLFVETKIAYGPGKAANAGGVATSQLEMAQNASMVAWTFEEVDAKLEQIMKNIYDTASATAAEFGQPTNLVLGANIAGFKKVADAMIEQGLV, encoded by the coding sequence ATGTCATATTTAGAAGAAGTTTTTAATTATCTTAAAAGAACAAGTCCCGCACAAACTGAGTTTTATCAAGCTGCAGAAGAAGTTTTATACTCACTACAACCAGTATTAGAAAAATACCCTCAATATAGAAAGCACAAAATTATTGAAAGAATTGTTGAACCAGAAAGACAAATTATGTTTAGAGTAAATTGGTTAGATGATAATGGTGAAATTCAAGTTAATAAAGGTTTTAGAATAGAGTTTAATTCTGCACTTGGACCATATAAAGGTGGATTAAGATTTCATCCAAGTGTAAATGCAGGAGTTATTAAATTTTTAGGATTTGAACAAATTTTTAAAAATGCATTAACAGGTCTTCAAATTGGTGGAGGAAAAGGTGGAAGTGACTTTAATCCAAAAGGAAGATCAGACAATGAAATCATGAGATTTTGTCAAGCTTTTATGAGTGAATTATATAGACATATTGGTGCAAATACTGATGTTCCTGCTGGAGATATTGGAGTTGGTGCTAGAGAAATTGGATATATGTTTGGTATGTATAAAAAACTTGCTAATAAATATGAAGGTGTTTTAACAGGAAAATCTTTAAAATGGGGTGGTTCATTAGTTAGAACAGAGGCAACAGGATATGGGTGTGTTTATTTTGCAAAAAATATGTTAGCTGCAAGAGGAGAGTCTTTAGAAGGAAAAAGATGTGTAGTATCTGGTTCTGGAAATGTTGCAATTTATACAATAGAAAAATTATATCATTTAGGTGCATTACCAATTACATGTAGTGATTCAAAAGGTATGATTGTAGATGAAGAAGGAGTTGATTTACTTTTATTAAAAGATTTAAAAGAGACTCAAAGAGCTAGATTATCTGAGTATATTAAATATAGACCAAAAGCTAAATATATTCCTGTAGAAGAGTATCCACAAGGTAGAAATGCTGTATGGTCTGTTCCTTGTTATGCAGCTTTCCCAAGTGCAACTCAAAACGAATTAAATTTAGAAGATGCAAAAGCATTATTAGCAAATGGATGTAAATGTGTAAGTGAAGGAGCTAATATGCCTTCAACTGCTGAAGCTGTAGATTTATTTGTTGAAACAAAAATTGCTTATGGTCCAGGAAAAGCTGCAAATGCTGGTGGAGTTGCAACAAGTCAACTTGAAATGGCACAAAATGCTTCTATGGTAGCTTGGACTTTTGAAGAAGTTGATGCAAAACTTGAGCAAATCATGAAAAATATTTATGATACAGCAAGTGCAACAGCAGCTGAATTTGGACAACCAACAAACTTAGTTTTAGGTGCTAATATTGCAGGATTCAAAAAAGTAGCTGATGCTATGATTGAGCAAGGATTAGTATAA
- the murI gene encoding glutamate racemase, translating into MKVGIFDSGLGGLTVLKSILKVFKGAEIFYIADTAYAPYGEKNSFEILERCDYITEFLLENYGIEALIVACNTATSAAIKHLREKFPFLIVIGTEPGIKPAILNTKTSTIGILATPTTLKGDKYQFLVNELSNIKKVKLYEQACVGLVEQIEKGEINSSKTFSMLENWLTPMKENGVDTIVLGCTHYPLVGKLIENIMGKDISLIETGDAIANRLLFLSEQKGHINQGELKILILHTGIINTNMIQTILEDNNIEIRKCEI; encoded by the coding sequence TTGAAAGTTGGAATATTTGATTCTGGGCTTGGTGGATTAACGGTTTTAAAATCTATTTTAAAAGTTTTTAAAGGTGCTGAGATATTCTACATAGCAGATACGGCTTATGCTCCTTATGGAGAAAAAAACTCTTTTGAAATTTTAGAAAGATGTGATTATATTACTGAATTTTTATTAGAAAATTATGGAATTGAAGCATTAATAGTGGCTTGTAATACAGCAACAAGTGCTGCAATTAAACATTTACGAGAAAAATTTCCTTTTTTAATTGTAATAGGTACAGAACCAGGAATTAAACCAGCTATTTTAAATACGAAAACATCAACTATTGGGATTTTAGCAACTCCTACAACATTAAAAGGGGATAAATACCAATTTTTAGTTAATGAATTGTCAAATATAAAAAAAGTAAAATTGTATGAACAAGCTTGTGTAGGATTAGTTGAGCAAATTGAAAAGGGAGAAATAAATAGTTCAAAAACTTTTTCAATGTTAGAAAATTGGCTAACTCCTATGAAAGAAAATGGTGTTGATACAATCGTACTTGGATGTACTCATTATCCCTTAGTTGGAAAACTAATAGAAAATATTATGGGAAAAGATATTAGTTTAATTGAAACAGGAGATGCAATAGCAAACAGGCTTTTATTTTTAAGTGAACAAAAAGGTCATATAAATCAAGGTGAATTAAAAATTTTGATTTTGCATACTGGAATTATAAATACAAATATGATACAAACAATTTTAGAAGATAATAATATTGAAATTAGGAAATGTGAAATATGA
- a CDS encoding DNA polymerase III subunit gamma/tau translates to MNKEKLEDKVLALKYRPQRFEDLVGQSTVSQTLSLALDSNRLSHAYLFSGLRGSGKTSTARIMAKALLCSNGPTSKPCEVCPNCISANSNRHLDIIEMDAASNRGIDDIKDLIEHTKYKPSSARFKVFIIDEVHMLTTQAFNALLKTLEEPPGFVKFILATTDPLKLPATILSRTQHFRFNKIAFSDVLHHLSHILNEEGIDFEKEALEIIARSGQGSLRDTLTLLDQAIIFSKGRVNTTSVVDMLGLIEPKLMDNIFSIILNKGDVNEIIKELETYEVSQICDEMTIYLRDKMLSKDRRFDLLLFDRFFRILSDAKHLLAINSDGTFVLLLTFMKMIEATNLKSIDDIINQVEKIEVKKEQIVQKIIEKPIIEENSKKVEVVEEKPLFIEEETKIVEVSPFDEVLIQSNNIVDLQITNSIEVLDFSTPFDELPMQKVEEVNQVQETKVEEIKELEIEPIFEEHTSINLTQEVEIIPLEDEIDDEKNELYERLTAKVYDRDFTLGECFEKNFIFDGFENNKLHIISYAQDEDRKLLYKHFGIIKTFAQDIFGNDVELDFKKEEPSVLEESKNNLEEKSKEEENLDIEETSSMLESIEMGSGCVADMTKSSVILPSQKELELNDILNSKMLDKFKELFDIKKITVKARS, encoded by the coding sequence ATGAATAAAGAAAAATTAGAAGATAAAGTTTTAGCTTTAAAATACAGACCTCAAAGATTTGAGGATTTAGTTGGGCAAAGTACAGTTTCTCAAACTTTATCTTTAGCTTTAGATTCAAATAGATTATCACATGCTTATCTTTTTTCGGGATTAAGAGGTTCTGGAAAAACTTCAACAGCAAGAATTATGGCAAAGGCACTTTTATGCTCAAATGGTCCAACTTCAAAGCCTTGTGAAGTTTGTCCAAATTGTATTAGTGCAAATTCTAATAGGCATCTTGATATTATTGAAATGGATGCTGCAAGTAATCGTGGAATTGATGATATAAAAGATTTGATAGAACATACAAAATACAAACCAAGCAGTGCTAGATTTAAAGTTTTCATCATTGATGAAGTTCATATGCTTACAACTCAAGCATTTAATGCTTTATTAAAGACTTTAGAAGAACCTCCTGGTTTTGTAAAATTTATACTTGCAACAACAGACCCGCTAAAACTTCCTGCAACAATTCTTTCTAGAACTCAACATTTTAGATTTAATAAAATAGCTTTTAGTGATGTACTTCATCATCTTTCTCATATTTTAAATGAAGAGGGAATTGATTTTGAAAAAGAGGCTTTAGAAATTATTGCAAGAAGTGGACAAGGAAGTTTAAGGGATACATTAACTTTACTTGACCAAGCAATTATTTTTTCAAAAGGAAGAGTAAATACAACAAGTGTTGTTGATATGTTAGGCTTAATTGAACCAAAACTTATGGATAATATTTTTTCTATAATCTTAAATAAAGGTGATGTAAACGAAATCATAAAAGAGCTAGAAACTTATGAAGTTTCTCAGATTTGTGACGAAATGACAATTTATTTAAGAGATAAAATGTTATCTAAAGATAGAAGATTTGATTTACTTTTATTTGATAGATTTTTTAGAATATTAAGTGATGCAAAACATCTTTTAGCAATAAATAGTGATGGAACTTTTGTTTTATTATTAACTTTTATGAAAATGATAGAAGCTACAAATTTAAAATCAATAGATGATATTATCAATCAAGTTGAAAAAATAGAAGTAAAAAAAGAGCAAATAGTTCAAAAAATAATAGAAAAACCAATAATAGAGGAAAATTCTAAAAAAGTAGAAGTAGTAGAAGAAAAACCTTTATTTATAGAAGAAGAGACTAAAATAGTTGAAGTTTCACCTTTTGATGAAGTTTTAATTCAATCAAATAATATAGTTGATTTACAAATTACAAATTCTATAGAAGTTTTAGATTTTTCTACACCTTTTGATGAATTACCTATGCAAAAAGTTGAAGAAGTAAATCAAGTTCAAGAAACTAAAGTTGAGGAGATTAAAGAATTAGAAATAGAACCTATTTTTGAAGAACACACTTCAATAAATTTAACTCAAGAAGTAGAAATTATTCCTTTAGAAGATGAAATAGATGATGAAAAAAATGAATTATATGAAAGATTAACTGCAAAAGTTTATGATAGAGATTTCACTTTAGGTGAATGTTTTGAAAAGAATTTTATATTTGATGGATTTGAAAACAACAAACTTCATATAATCTCTTATGCGCAAGATGAAGATAGAAAGCTTTTATATAAACATTTTGGAATTATAAAAACTTTTGCTCAAGACATTTTTGGTAATGATGTTGAGTTAGATTTTAAAAAGGAAGAACCCTCCGTACTAGAAGAGAGTAAAAATAATTTAGAAGAAAAATCTAAAGAAGAAGAGAATTTAGATATTGAAGAAACAAGTTCTATGCTAGAATCTATTGAAATGGGTTCAGGTTGTGTTGCTGATATGACTAAAAGTTCAGTAATTTTACCTTCTCAAAAAGAGTTAGAATTAAATGATATTTTAAATTCAAAAATGCTTGATAAATTTAAAGAGCTATTTGATATAAAAAAAATAACTGTAAAAGCTAGAAGTTAA